Sequence from the Thermocoleostomius sinensis A174 genome:
ATGAGTAGGAAATCGCTGATCTTCAGAGGCGATCGCCGCTAGAGGCATATAGGGCGAGATATTTGGATAGGGCTGCCAGATGTAGGCGTAAGGCTGCCTTGCTTCTGTAGCAAAATAGGTTTGCAGCATAAAACTACTGGTAGGAGGTGGCACCCAACGCCACGGGAGAACCAACAACAGCGACAACCCAGTCGCAGCAATTGCCAATGTGACAACAGCCCTGAGCAGTAGACAGAAAAGAGACGGGCGGCGCGATCGACGTTTATATCTTCTAACCAATGTCTCTATCCAAGATCAGCGACTCACGTAAGTATGACGAACTATTATAGTGCTTCTATTGTGCTTCGCGCCGATCGGTGTCAAAGGACACAACCTAACATTCGACTTGCCGACCTGTCTGCTTTGCTGGGTGCGTAGCCGAATGACATCGATCGCATACAAAGTAGCAAGAATGGTTAATAAATACAACGTAAATTCTTCAGCAGCGTTGCGCTGGATAGCTAGTCGGTTGGGTTTTGAATCCGTTGTTCAATGTCTTCTAGTGTTTGAATCACTAAACGTTTTGCCTGAAGTCGCCAACCCCACTGTTGCAGTTTAATAGCTGCATAGCCTGCTGCCGCTGTAATGACGAAATCTAATGGCTGAAACAGAGCAATTCCCAAAAGCAAGCTGAGTCCTGCAACACCCCAAAACGGCAGCGCTACTGTTTGTCGCTGGTTTTCGACTAATTGGCTCAAAGCATCTGTGGGCATTTCGGATTGCTGTAGCTTTGATCTGCCGTTGCTCTGTGAGTGGCACTGATAGACCAATTTTTTGTCGAAGCTTTTCAATCTTGCGGGCGTCAGTACTGTATTGTGTTAACTCATCCTCTGCCATGAGGATCAAGCGTTCCAGTTGTCCCATTTAGTTTTACTGAAAAAATTTTGTTGCACTAAATCACGGCTTCTAGCGGGCAATCGCTCAGGATGGTCGATTAAATACCGATTGCACTCGAGTACTAATTTGAGCCACAAGCCCTTGAATACCGTTAGGGCTGGCGCTAGGGGGAACGGCTAGTTGAATGGGTTCATCTTTATATTCCTTTAGCCGATAGCCATACTCCAACTGCTGCTGGTGCTTGCGCAATACCGGATAGAGGCGAACGGCTCCTTGCACTAGCTCATCTTGGCTACCAAAGATTGCTTGGTTGATTTGGTTAGAACGTTTTACTGCGATCGCACCCACTGGATACCAGTGCTTTTTGCCCTGAATGCGAATGTAGACTTCATACTCTGGAAAATTGTCCGATCGCATTTGATCTAACTGCTTAGCAGCCTCAGCCCGCTGAGTCGATCGCTTAGACGGCTTGGGAGGAGCCGGGGGTTTGCCAAAGCCAAGACGAGTGTTCATTGCCATCAACCTAAATTGTTATTAAAAGTGTCTTAATAAAAGTTTACAGCGTTTTAAGGAATTCTTAGCAACTTTTTGAGCAGGTTGCTTTAGATATGCTGGTTAGCTGTGCCAAACGCGGTAAATCATGCTAAGACGGCTCGATTAGAGGTCATTAATGAGCCTTAGCCTAGGGATTGTTTATAGTGTTCCAGCAACACCGGCAAGTGATCGTATCCATCCACGCCAATGATGGGAACAATGGCCGATCGATACTGCGATCGCATGGTTTGAAAGGTATCGCCCAGTTGTCCCTCAAGAATAGTCAGTAGCCCGGCCGCCTGTCGCCACTCATTGGCTTGAATCTGTTCCAGCAGATACATGCTGACGAACGCTGCAAACAGAGCTTGTTCGCGATGTCCTAAGCTGTAGTGAGCTTCGGCTAGATAGAGCAGGTTCAGTCCTTGCAGATATAAATCACCAGACTTTTGGGCGGCTTGAAAGCCTTTTTCCAGGTAAGGAATCGCCGCTTGAGGTTGCTCAATTAACACATAGGCAATGCCGAGGCTGTGATAGCACAGCGATTGACTTTGCCGATCGCCCAGCTTTTCGGAAAGCTGCAAGCCTTGTTGTAAATAGCTAATCGGTAATTCGTATTCGTCTGGGTCAATGTGTTCTAGCTGCCGAGCCGAAACAATTTCGCTGTAGCCAAGATTAGTCAACGCATTGGCTTCTCCCAATCGATCGCCCACCTGCCGCGCCAACACCAGCGCTCGCTGGCTGTAGCCGATCGCTTCTGTATAGTCTTTTTGCGCGACATAGATACGACTGAGGTGGTTGAGGTTAGCAATCTCACAGGCTTGGTCGGTCGCAGAGCGAGCAATGTCTAGGGCTTGTTGATGGAATTCAATTGCGCGATCGTAATCGCCCAATGCGCGGCGAGAATAGCCCAACAGCGTCAAAATGCGTGCTTTTTCTTGGGTTCCAGGCACCTGTCGCAGTGGTTCATCCAGATAATTCAGCGTTTCTTTCAAGTCGTTGCCGCCAAACAAAGCAAACACCCCTCCGTACATCGGGAAATAGGGCTGCTGGGAAAAGCGACGCAGAATTTGCAACATCATCTGAAAACAGCCTTGAGACAGACGGTGGCGATCGTCTGGACTAAGCGAACTGGCGCGCTCAAACCCCAACGACAACTGATTCCAGATCACAGCAAACGTCAGAAATGTAGCAACCGATTGCTTAGTCCCCCATTTGGAATCATAGGGTTGCTTTTCAAACCAAGTCACTAAGCCTCGCTGCAAAAACTGCAAAACAATTACTAATTCCACCCAATCCCGCACTGCAATCGTTGATTGACGCTGAATGGTTTCTTCAATTGATTGATTAGTGGTAATGACTTGAAACAACTGCTTGGGCAACGGGCTTGTCACCTGCTCAGCCCAGAGTTTCCATGGACCCCACTGA
This genomic interval carries:
- a CDS encoding HHL1-like protein, whose amino-acid sequence is MNTRLGFGKPPAPPKPSKRSTQRAEAAKQLDQMRSDNFPEYEVYIRIQGKKHWYPVGAIAVKRSNQINQAIFGSQDELVQGAVRLYPVLRKHQQQLEYGYRLKEYKDEPIQLAVPPSASPNGIQGLVAQISTRVQSVFNRPS
- a CDS encoding tetratricopeptide repeat protein, whose product is MPSDASSPDARPFADRYLAVINQIVEITLKGKLRSKEQIYQQLVQDVEAGTGEIFERCLATRFEETQTQLQIDDELKQAKATRILRALQAIQGEWERYQKEQHLTAAVSTATRSIIESSSEDTLVTWLDWVDPNQTNALSTDQLKALVQSLNQSISTKKIEQPQVIQQLVAGIDSGLATQQRLEDHVIRWIYDVPTAIGFEGTPSQWGPWKLWAEQVTSPLPKQLFQVITTNQSIEETIQRQSTIAVRDWVELVIVLQFLQRGLVTWFEKQPYDSKWGTKQSVATFLTFAVIWNQLSLGFERASSLSPDDRHRLSQGCFQMMLQILRRFSQQPYFPMYGGVFALFGGNDLKETLNYLDEPLRQVPGTQEKARILTLLGYSRRALGDYDRAIEFHQQALDIARSATDQACEIANLNHLSRIYVAQKDYTEAIGYSQRALVLARQVGDRLGEANALTNLGYSEIVSARQLEHIDPDEYELPISYLQQGLQLSEKLGDRQSQSLCYHSLGIAYVLIEQPQAAIPYLEKGFQAAQKSGDLYLQGLNLLYLAEAHYSLGHREQALFAAFVSMYLLEQIQANEWRQAAGLLTILEGQLGDTFQTMRSQYRSAIVPIIGVDGYDHLPVLLEHYKQSLG